The following are from one region of the Gemmatimonadota bacterium genome:
- a CDS encoding YggT family protein, with translation MELMEVAVWVIVGMRWLVGGAFVVGAVVAATHWAVRRQHLTPFGWWPRFVRGWSDPMLRPVEGRVVRAGGNPQSAPLWLLGGIVVGGLLLIQLVQWVLGTILQLGYAAKAGALLPTLVSSLFSLITAALLVRVISSWFAVSPYSWWMRIVRGLTDWILEPLQRILPPMGPMDFSPLVAYFLLRVAQQVVVGAMSR, from the coding sequence GTGGAGCTGATGGAAGTCGCCGTGTGGGTGATCGTCGGCATGCGGTGGCTGGTGGGCGGCGCGTTCGTGGTCGGCGCCGTCGTCGCCGCGACGCATTGGGCCGTGCGCCGTCAACACCTCACGCCGTTCGGCTGGTGGCCGCGGTTCGTCCGTGGTTGGAGCGATCCGATGCTCCGGCCCGTCGAGGGACGCGTCGTCCGCGCCGGCGGCAATCCGCAATCGGCCCCGCTCTGGCTCCTGGGCGGCATCGTCGTCGGCGGCCTGCTGCTCATCCAGCTGGTGCAGTGGGTCCTCGGCACCATCCTCCAGCTCGGCTATGCCGCCAAAGCCGGGGCGTTGCTGCCGACCCTGGTGTCGTCGCTCTTCTCGCTGATCACGGCGGCGTTGCTGGTCCGCGTGATCTCGTCGTGGTTCGCGGTCTCACCCTACAGCTGGTGGATGCGGATCGTGCGGGGCCTCACTGACTGGATCCTCGAGCCGCTGCAGCGCATCCTTCCCCCGATGGGGCCGATGGATTTCTCGCCGCTGGTGGCGTATTTCCTGTTGCGTGTGGCGCAGCAGGTGGTGGTAGGAGCAATGAGTCGTTAG
- a CDS encoding ABC transporter ATP-binding protein → MIRFESVSKSYTALVSRKRVDALAEFTLEMARGEVVGIAGPNGAGKSTMISLLMGFLQPTSGRITIDGAAPRPWVEQHGVGYLTELVNLPPRWKVPTTVRRMATLSGVAADAVATESAAMMTRLGLDEHAGKRIKQLSKGNLQRVGLGQALIGDFELVVLDEPTHGLDPLWTQRFRDVVSALRRPDRLVLIASHNLDELEMLADRVAILDHGRLQRVVGHSTEERSEQLAWRLVLEGTVDVTTAIAGAMPIAGRAGTWRCLASRRELSTGLATLLAGGAVLVECVPEEGRLESAFREAVQR, encoded by the coding sequence GTGATTCGTTTCGAGTCGGTCTCCAAGTCCTACACCGCCCTCGTCTCCCGCAAGCGGGTCGATGCGTTGGCGGAGTTCACGCTCGAGATGGCCCGCGGCGAGGTGGTGGGCATCGCCGGCCCGAACGGGGCGGGGAAGTCCACCATGATCTCGCTGTTGATGGGGTTCCTGCAGCCGACGTCGGGGAGAATCACCATCGACGGCGCCGCGCCGCGCCCTTGGGTCGAGCAGCATGGCGTGGGGTACCTCACCGAATTGGTGAACCTTCCGCCACGCTGGAAGGTGCCCACGACGGTGCGTCGCATGGCGACGCTCTCCGGTGTGGCGGCCGATGCCGTGGCGACCGAAAGCGCCGCGATGATGACGCGCCTGGGGCTCGACGAGCATGCCGGGAAGCGGATCAAGCAGCTCTCCAAGGGCAATCTGCAGCGCGTCGGCCTCGGGCAGGCGCTCATCGGCGACTTCGAGCTGGTCGTGCTTGATGAACCGACGCACGGCCTCGACCCGCTCTGGACCCAGCGCTTCCGTGACGTGGTGAGCGCACTGCGCCGCCCCGATCGCCTGGTGCTCATCGCGTCGCACAACCTCGACGAGCTCGAGATGCTGGCCGACCGGGTCGCGATCCTCGACCACGGCCGGTTGCAGCGCGTGGTCGGCCACTCGACCGAGGAGCGGTCGGAGCAGCTGGCATGGCGGCTCGTGCTCGAAGGGACGGTCGACGTGACCACCGCGATCGCCGGCGCCATGCCGATTGCGGGCCGCGCCGGTACCTGGCGCTGCCTGGCCTCGCGCCGTGAGCTGAGCACCGGACTGGCCACGCTGCTCGCCGGCGGGGCCGTGCTGGTGGAGTGCGTGCCGGAAGAGGGGCGGCTCGAATCGGCCTTCCGCGAGGCGGTGCAGCGATGA
- a CDS encoding tetratricopeptide repeat protein, producing MEPFLSSDEYDEQAHQLYNEARYDDALTLLRDGITRYPQAVELHVGVGYAQLAREEYAWARQAFEHALLLDPEQEDALAGLGETLLVIGHIAGALRAFEQVVALGFDDDHELMLQIGRALFREGYFVEARRTFERVHFHHPESPEIAASLGYTSHRLGMDADAYYWLRRALELESSFAEPRIYLANILYDRGEVTAAMLHFARTTPDDHFDDLGIWRVIELLKTARQVGDDDPEVSEWLQRLAELGSEGTPEDLILAEIEGMQPDGTPRDPTQLELFGTLMRDIPGMQRRPAIDGMTGGHVIETLGGLALRGSWDELLLQLQAVEGAWADGTITEFMQAFARRGAAETGVSIPITTAEAFLRGSAEAGVIRIVE from the coding sequence ATGGAGCCCTTCCTCAGCTCCGATGAGTACGACGAACAGGCCCACCAACTGTACAACGAAGCGCGCTACGACGACGCCCTCACGCTCCTGCGTGACGGGATCACTCGCTACCCTCAAGCCGTCGAATTGCATGTTGGTGTCGGGTACGCCCAGCTCGCCCGCGAGGAATACGCGTGGGCCCGCCAGGCGTTCGAGCATGCGCTGCTGCTCGATCCCGAACAGGAGGATGCCCTCGCGGGGCTCGGCGAAACGCTCCTGGTGATCGGGCACATCGCGGGCGCGCTCCGCGCCTTCGAGCAGGTCGTCGCGCTCGGCTTCGACGACGACCACGAGTTGATGCTGCAGATCGGTCGCGCGCTCTTCCGCGAGGGGTACTTCGTCGAGGCTCGACGCACCTTCGAGCGGGTCCACTTCCACCACCCCGAGTCGCCGGAGATCGCCGCCTCGCTCGGCTACACGTCGCATCGCCTCGGAATGGACGCCGACGCCTACTACTGGCTGCGCCGCGCCCTCGAGCTCGAGTCGTCGTTCGCCGAGCCGCGGATCTACCTCGCCAACATCCTCTACGACCGCGGTGAAGTGACGGCCGCGATGCTGCATTTCGCGCGCACCACCCCCGACGACCACTTCGACGACCTCGGCATCTGGCGCGTGATCGAGTTGCTGAAGACCGCGCGGCAGGTCGGCGACGACGACCCCGAAGTCTCGGAGTGGCTGCAGCGGCTTGCCGAACTCGGGAGCGAGGGGACGCCGGAGGACCTGATCCTCGCCGAGATCGAGGGGATGCAGCCCGACGGCACGCCGCGCGATCCGACCCAGCTCGAGCTCTTCGGCACGCTGATGCGCGACATCCCGGGGATGCAGCGCCGCCCGGCGATCGACGGGATGACCGGCGGCCACGTGATCGAGACGCTCGGCGGGCTGGCGCTCCGCGGCAGCTGGGACGAGCTCCTGCTGCAGTTGCAGGCGGTCGAGGGCGCCTGGGCCGACGGCACGATCACCGAGTTCATGCAGGCGTTCGCGCGTCGCGGGGCCGCCGAGACCGGGGTCAGCATTCCGATCACCACCGCCGAGGCCTTCCTCCGCGGATCGGCCGAGGCGGGCGTCATTCGGATCGTGGAGTGA
- a CDS encoding acyl-ACP desaturase, translated as MSLTDAARTMWRKVEVLRDLESLVHELMVEHEAKRELWFPSELLAPADGGDPEEHRRTLRERVAGIPDACRAALALNTLTEEGLPHFHRLLAVHLGDDSHWRNWNNLWTAEEDRHGAVLSDYIRDTGVVEQRTLESLKFEYIKAGFQPEWDKDPYRVFVYTTLQERATQYSHANTGRIIGEYEPLLGGILSKVATEEARHFSFYRRMFTEILKRDPSEALRSALHIMPAIDMPGVTIPGFKEFAEVIRRSGIYGPRDYLKIVQDALVHWRIETIEGLDEMGRAAQEKLLGIPERLRRIADLMETRSRSKTFAFEVAFAREFVME; from the coding sequence ATGTCCTTGACCGATGCGGCGCGCACCATGTGGCGAAAGGTCGAGGTCCTTCGGGACCTCGAATCCTTGGTGCACGAATTGATGGTCGAGCACGAGGCCAAGCGCGAGCTCTGGTTTCCGTCGGAGCTGCTCGCTCCCGCCGATGGTGGCGACCCGGAGGAGCATCGCCGGACGCTGCGCGAACGGGTCGCCGGCATTCCCGACGCCTGCCGCGCGGCGTTGGCCCTCAACACGCTGACCGAAGAGGGGCTGCCCCACTTCCATCGGCTGCTCGCGGTGCATCTCGGCGACGACTCGCACTGGCGCAACTGGAACAATCTCTGGACCGCCGAAGAGGATCGGCACGGCGCGGTGCTCAGCGACTACATCCGCGACACCGGCGTCGTGGAGCAGCGCACGCTCGAGTCGCTCAAGTTCGAGTACATCAAGGCGGGCTTCCAGCCGGAGTGGGACAAGGACCCGTACCGCGTCTTCGTCTACACCACGCTGCAGGAGCGGGCCACCCAGTACTCGCACGCCAACACCGGTCGGATCATCGGCGAGTACGAGCCGCTGCTCGGCGGCATCCTCTCGAAGGTGGCCACCGAAGAGGCGCGGCACTTCTCGTTCTATCGGCGGATGTTCACCGAGATCCTCAAGCGCGACCCGAGCGAGGCACTCCGCTCCGCGCTGCACATCATGCCCGCGATCGACATGCCGGGCGTGACCATCCCGGGCTTCAAGGAATTCGCCGAGGTCATCCGCCGCTCCGGCATCTACGGCCCGCGCGACTACCTCAAGATCGTCCAGGATGCGCTGGTGCATTGGCGCATCGAGACGATCGAGGGACTCGACGAGATGGGCCGCGCCGCGCAGGAGAAGCTCCTCGGCATTCCGGAGCGTCTGCGGCGCATCGCCGACCTGATGGAAACTCGATCGCGCAGCAAGACGTTCGCCTTCGAAGTCGCGTTCGCTCGCGAATTCGTGATGGAGTGA
- the metH gene encoding methionine synthase, translated as MARAARLARLPGLLAERILVLDGAMGTMLQRARLVEADYRGTTFTDIAGDLKGNHDLLCLTRPDVVRGVHAEYLAAGADIVETNSFSSTSIGQAEYGTSDYAYALNVAAARVAREACDAAETPDRPRFVAGSMGPTPRTASISPSVEDPGFRNVTFDELVAAYSTAASGLLDGGADLLLVETIIDTLNAKAALFAIDEVFAGRGYRVPVMISGTITDRSGRLLSGQTAEAFWISVAHAKPLTVGLNCALGPDLLRSHIQELSRTAETFLSAHPNAGLPNDLGGYDLSANVMAEEIGAWARDGLLNIVGGCCGTTPEHIAAIAAAVAGVAPRTPPARPALTRLSGLEPFTIGPTTNFVNVGERTNVTGSRRFATLIKESRDDEALAVARQQVEAGAQLIDLNFDEGLLDSEAAMARFLRLIAAEPAIARVPVMLDSSKWSVLEAGLKNLQGKGVVNSISLKEGEAAFLTQATLAHRYGAAVVVMAFDEQGQAETVERKVDILERAFRLLVDRVGFAPEDVILDPNVFAVGTGIETHAEYGLAFVEAVRAVKARCPGARTSGGISNVSFAFRGNDPVREAIHAVFLERAIAAGLDMGIVNAGQLPVLTDLDPDLRSRAEDLLWNRRPDATERLLEIADRARTSAHAPGADLAWRDLPVDERLAWALVHGIADHVDEDVEEARLLATRPLDVIEGPLMAGMSRVGDLFGSGQMFLPQVVKSARVMKRAVAHLIPYLEAERAEHGARSRGRILLATVKGDVHDIGKNIVGVVLQCNEWEVIDLGVMVHAATILETAQREQVDLVGLSGLITPSLDEMAFVASEFERVGLRIPLLIGGATTSRAHTALRIEPNYSAPVVHVLDASRAVPVASALHDPARRETFAAEVAAEYAVVRREREGEREGELTSLAAARAAAFPIDLDVPVPVPSFTGIRAFDAWPIGDLRPRIDWTPFFRTWELSVAYPAILDDPLQGAAARDLWHDANKLLDELERDQSLTARGVVGFWPADAANDDITLYEDAARTTPLTVLHTLRQQGKRLDRRPRVALADFVAPRAAGITDYVGAFAVTTGLGLEPLVAAAKADHDDYRAILLAALADRLAEAFAERLHEEVRTTHWGYAPAEHASLDDLLQERYQGIRPAPGYPACPDHTEKATLASLLDLEATTGITLTESFAMLPGASVSGWYFWRPEARYFGVGRIGRDQVVDYAARKGWDIATTERWLAPVLGYRRS; from the coding sequence ATCGCACGTGCTGCACGCCTTGCCCGTCTCCCGGGCCTTCTTGCCGAGCGCATTCTCGTCCTCGATGGGGCAATGGGGACGATGCTGCAGCGTGCCCGACTGGTCGAAGCCGACTATCGCGGCACCACCTTCACCGACATCGCCGGTGACCTCAAGGGGAATCACGATCTCCTCTGCCTGACACGTCCGGATGTGGTGCGCGGCGTGCACGCGGAGTACCTCGCGGCCGGCGCGGATATCGTCGAGACCAACTCCTTCTCGTCGACGTCGATCGGTCAGGCCGAGTATGGCACCTCCGACTACGCCTATGCGCTGAACGTGGCCGCCGCGCGTGTCGCGCGCGAGGCCTGCGACGCCGCCGAGACGCCTGACCGACCGCGCTTCGTCGCCGGCTCGATGGGGCCCACCCCGCGCACCGCGTCGATCTCGCCGTCGGTCGAGGATCCCGGCTTCCGCAACGTCACCTTCGACGAGCTGGTCGCCGCCTACTCGACCGCGGCCTCCGGACTGCTCGACGGCGGCGCCGACCTGCTGCTGGTCGAGACGATCATCGACACGCTGAACGCCAAGGCGGCGCTCTTCGCGATCGACGAAGTCTTCGCGGGACGCGGCTATCGCGTCCCGGTGATGATCTCCGGCACCATCACCGATCGCAGCGGTCGGCTCCTGTCGGGGCAGACCGCCGAGGCGTTCTGGATCTCGGTGGCCCACGCCAAGCCGCTGACCGTCGGCCTCAACTGCGCCCTCGGCCCCGACCTGCTCCGCTCCCACATCCAGGAGTTGTCGCGCACCGCCGAGACCTTCCTCTCCGCCCACCCGAATGCCGGGCTCCCCAACGACCTCGGCGGCTACGACCTCTCGGCGAACGTCATGGCCGAGGAGATCGGGGCCTGGGCGCGCGATGGGCTGCTCAACATCGTCGGTGGTTGCTGCGGCACGACACCCGAGCACATCGCAGCGATCGCCGCCGCCGTCGCCGGTGTGGCGCCGCGCACGCCGCCCGCGCGCCCCGCCCTGACGCGCCTCTCGGGTCTCGAGCCGTTCACCATCGGGCCGACGACCAACTTCGTGAACGTCGGCGAGCGCACCAACGTGACCGGATCGCGCCGTTTCGCGACCCTCATCAAGGAGTCGCGCGACGACGAGGCGCTGGCCGTGGCGCGGCAGCAGGTCGAGGCCGGCGCGCAGCTGATCGACCTCAACTTCGACGAAGGCCTGCTCGACTCCGAAGCGGCGATGGCACGCTTCCTCCGGCTCATTGCCGCGGAGCCCGCGATCGCGCGGGTGCCGGTCATGCTCGACTCGTCGAAGTGGAGCGTGCTCGAGGCAGGACTCAAGAACCTGCAGGGGAAGGGCGTCGTCAACTCGATCTCGCTCAAGGAGGGCGAGGCGGCGTTCCTGACGCAGGCCACGCTGGCGCACCGCTACGGCGCCGCCGTGGTGGTGATGGCGTTTGACGAGCAGGGGCAGGCCGAGACGGTCGAGCGCAAGGTCGACATCCTTGAGCGCGCCTTCCGTCTACTGGTGGACCGCGTCGGCTTCGCGCCCGAGGACGTGATCCTCGACCCGAACGTCTTCGCCGTCGGCACCGGGATCGAGACGCATGCCGAGTACGGGCTGGCCTTCGTCGAGGCGGTCCGTGCGGTGAAGGCGCGTTGCCCTGGCGCACGCACCAGCGGCGGCATCAGCAATGTCTCCTTCGCCTTCCGCGGCAACGATCCGGTCCGCGAGGCGATTCACGCCGTCTTCCTCGAACGGGCGATCGCCGCCGGCCTCGACATGGGGATCGTCAACGCCGGCCAGTTGCCGGTACTGACCGACCTCGACCCTGACCTGCGCAGCCGGGCGGAGGACCTGCTCTGGAACCGGCGCCCCGACGCCACCGAGCGGCTCCTCGAGATCGCCGATCGTGCCAGGACCAGTGCGCATGCTCCGGGTGCCGACCTGGCCTGGCGCGACCTGCCGGTCGACGAGCGGCTCGCCTGGGCGCTGGTGCACGGCATCGCCGATCACGTTGATGAGGACGTCGAGGAGGCGCGCCTCCTCGCCACCCGCCCGCTCGACGTGATCGAGGGACCGCTGATGGCGGGGATGAGCCGGGTCGGCGACCTCTTCGGCAGCGGCCAGATGTTCCTGCCGCAGGTGGTGAAGAGTGCCCGCGTGATGAAGCGCGCCGTGGCGCACCTGATCCCCTACCTCGAGGCGGAACGCGCCGAGCACGGTGCGCGGAGTCGCGGTCGCATCCTGCTCGCCACGGTGAAGGGCGACGTCCACGACATCGGCAAGAACATTGTCGGCGTGGTGTTGCAGTGCAACGAGTGGGAGGTGATCGACCTCGGCGTGATGGTGCACGCGGCGACGATCCTCGAGACAGCACAGCGCGAGCAGGTCGATCTGGTCGGTCTCTCCGGCCTGATCACGCCGTCGCTCGACGAGATGGCGTTCGTCGCCAGCGAATTCGAGCGCGTGGGGCTGCGCATTCCCCTGCTGATCGGCGGTGCCACCACCTCCCGCGCGCACACCGCGCTCCGGATCGAGCCGAACTACTCGGCACCGGTGGTGCACGTCCTCGATGCCTCGCGTGCCGTCCCCGTGGCCTCGGCGCTACACGACCCGGCGCGCCGCGAGACGTTTGCCGCCGAGGTGGCCGCCGAGTATGCCGTCGTGCGCCGCGAGCGCGAGGGAGAGCGCGAAGGCGAACTCACCTCGCTCGCGGCCGCGCGCGCCGCCGCGTTCCCGATCGATCTCGACGTGCCGGTACCGGTACCGTCGTTCACCGGGATCCGCGCCTTCGACGCCTGGCCGATCGGCGACCTCCGGCCGCGGATCGACTGGACGCCGTTCTTCCGGACCTGGGAATTGAGCGTGGCCTATCCCGCCATCCTCGACGATCCCCTCCAGGGTGCCGCCGCCCGCGACCTCTGGCACGATGCCAACAAGCTGCTCGACGAACTCGAACGCGACCAGAGCCTGACGGCGCGCGGCGTGGTCGGCTTCTGGCCGGCCGATGCCGCGAACGATGACATCACGCTCTACGAGGATGCGGCGCGCACCACCCCGCTCACGGTGCTGCACACCCTCCGGCAACAGGGGAAGCGGCTTGATCGTCGGCCGCGCGTGGCACTCGCCGACTTCGTCGCCCCGCGCGCCGCCGGGATCACCGACTATGTCGGCGCCTTCGCGGTGACCACCGGCCTCGGCCTCGAACCGCTGGTCGCCGCCGCCAAGGCCGACCACGACGACTACCGCGCCATCCTGCTGGCGGCGCTCGCCGATCGCCTGGCCGAGGCCTTTGCGGAGCGGCTGCACGAGGAGGTGCGCACCACGCACTGGGGCTATGCCCCGGCCGAGCATGCGTCGCTGGATGACCTGCTGCAGGAGCGCTATCAGGGCATCCGCCCGGCGCCGGGCTACCCCGCCTGCCCCGATCACACCGAGAAGGCCACGCTCGCGTCGCTGCTCGACCTCGAGGCCACCACCGGCATCACGCTCACCGAGAGCTTCGCGATGCTGCCCGGCGCGTCGGTGAGCGGTTGGTACTTCTGGCGGCCCGAGGCGCGCTACTTCGGCGTCGGCCGCATCGGGCGCGACCAGGTCGTCGACTATGCGGCGCGGAAGGGGTGGGACATTGCCACCACCGAACGGTGGCTCGCCCCCGTGCTTGGCTATCGGAGGTCCTGA
- a CDS encoding bifunctional homocysteine S-methyltransferase/methylenetetrahydrofolate reductase, which translates to MPTLRALLDDGKVHVLDGAMGTMLYQKGVFVNVCFDELAVRQPTLIAEVHADYAAAGAELVETNTFGANPIKLAQYGLAAETEALNAAAATVAREAVGAGVAVLGAIGPLGVRLEPFGDLAVADAEAAFGRQVDGLLAGGVDGFCLETFSDVAELEAAIRAVRARSDLGVMAQMTIGVDGTTAFGTEPEVFGPALEAAGADVIGINCSIGPQGVLEAIERLAKVVRVPLVAQPNAGLPRDVGDRKMYMASPEYFAEYGRRIVEAGARFIGGCCGTTPEHVRALRGFVRATAVMAPSARAVIGVSEHTALHAVPSVPLGERSAFGAKLAAGEWVTTVEIVPPRGVDPTPMLEQARQLKTAGVDGVNIPDGPRAQSRMGALISGILIERETGLEAVVHYACRDRNLLGMLSDLLGAAAAGLRNLLIVTGDPPKMGPYPDATAVFDIDAIGLTNLVARLNRGLDPGGNAIGAPTRFVHGVGINPASPDLERELARFAWKAEAGACFAITQPVFDVRQLEEVLPRLERFDVPIIAGVWPLVSLRNAEFLANEVPGITVPDVVLDRMRRASVAGKEAALAEGVAIAREMLAALRGSVAGVQVAAPMGRVEVAVEVLESR; encoded by the coding sequence ATGCCGACACTGCGCGCGCTGCTCGACGACGGCAAGGTCCATGTGCTCGACGGCGCGATGGGGACGATGCTCTACCAGAAGGGCGTCTTCGTCAACGTCTGCTTCGACGAGTTGGCGGTGCGCCAGCCGACGCTGATCGCCGAGGTGCATGCGGACTACGCGGCGGCTGGCGCGGAACTGGTGGAGACCAACACCTTCGGCGCCAACCCGATCAAGCTGGCGCAGTATGGGCTCGCGGCGGAGACCGAGGCGCTGAACGCGGCCGCCGCGACCGTCGCGCGCGAGGCCGTCGGGGCGGGCGTCGCCGTGCTCGGCGCGATCGGTCCGCTCGGGGTGCGCCTCGAGCCGTTCGGTGACCTCGCCGTCGCCGACGCCGAAGCCGCGTTCGGACGGCAGGTGGATGGTCTGCTCGCGGGGGGCGTCGACGGCTTCTGCCTCGAGACCTTCTCCGATGTGGCCGAGCTGGAGGCCGCGATCCGTGCGGTGCGCGCGCGGTCGGACTTGGGCGTCATGGCCCAGATGACCATCGGCGTCGACGGCACCACCGCGTTCGGCACCGAGCCGGAGGTGTTCGGACCCGCACTCGAAGCCGCGGGTGCCGACGTGATCGGGATCAACTGCTCGATCGGGCCGCAGGGTGTGCTCGAAGCCATCGAGCGGCTCGCCAAGGTCGTGCGCGTGCCGCTGGTGGCGCAGCCGAACGCCGGGCTGCCGCGCGACGTCGGCGACCGCAAGATGTACATGGCCTCGCCGGAGTACTTCGCGGAGTATGGGCGGCGAATTGTCGAGGCGGGCGCCCGATTCATTGGCGGCTGCTGCGGGACCACGCCGGAGCACGTGCGGGCGCTGCGCGGCTTCGTGCGCGCCACCGCGGTGATGGCGCCGTCGGCGCGCGCCGTCATCGGCGTCAGCGAACACACCGCCCTCCATGCCGTGCCCAGCGTGCCGCTCGGCGAACGATCCGCCTTCGGTGCCAAGTTGGCCGCCGGCGAATGGGTCACCACCGTGGAAATCGTCCCGCCACGTGGCGTCGACCCCACCCCGATGCTCGAGCAGGCCCGGCAGCTCAAGACGGCGGGCGTCGACGGCGTGAACATCCCCGACGGCCCGCGGGCGCAGAGCCGCATGGGTGCCTTGATCTCGGGGATCTTGATCGAGCGCGAGACCGGCCTCGAAGCGGTGGTCCACTACGCCTGCCGTGATCGCAACCTCCTCGGCATGCTCTCCGACCTGCTCGGCGCCGCGGCTGCGGGGCTGCGCAACCTGCTGATCGTCACCGGCGACCCGCCGAAGATGGGCCCCTACCCCGATGCCACGGCCGTCTTCGATATCGATGCGATCGGCCTCACCAACCTCGTCGCGCGGCTCAATCGCGGGCTCGACCCCGGCGGGAACGCCATTGGCGCGCCGACCAGGTTCGTGCACGGCGTCGGGATCAATCCGGCCTCGCCCGATCTCGAGCGCGAGCTGGCGCGCTTTGCGTGGAAGGCGGAGGCGGGGGCCTGCTTCGCGATCACTCAGCCGGTGTTCGACGTGCGGCAGTTGGAGGAAGTGCTGCCGCGACTCGAACGGTTCGACGTTCCGATCATCGCCGGGGTGTGGCCACTCGTCTCGCTCCGCAACGCCGAGTTCCTCGCCAACGAAGTCCCCGGCATCACCGTCCCCGACGTGGTGCTCGACCGGATGCGCCGCGCCTCGGTCGCCGGCAAGGAGGCGGCACTCGCCGAGGGGGTCGCCATCGCGCGCGAGATGCTCGCCGCGCTGCGCGGGTCGGTCGCGGGTGTGCAGGTGGCGGCGCCGATGGGACGCGTGGAGGTGGCGGTGGAGGTGCTCGAAAGCCGATGA